One Thiocapsa bogorovii DNA segment encodes these proteins:
- a CDS encoding co-chaperone GroES, translating to MNLRPLHDRVVVRRKEEERTSAGGILIPDSAAEKPIEGEVIAVGNGKLLDNGDIRRLDVKVGDRVLFGKYSGTEVKLSEEKLLVMREDDIMGVIE from the coding sequence TACGTCCTTTGCATGACCGTGTCGTCGTTCGCCGCAAGGAGGAGGAGCGCACCTCCGCCGGTGGAATCCTGATCCCGGACTCGGCGGCCGAGAAGCCGATCGAAGGCGAAGTGATCGCCGTCGGCAACGGCAAGCTGCTGGATAACGGCGATATCCGCCGCCTGGATGTGAAGGTCGGCGACCGCGTGTTGTTCGGCAAATACTCGGGCACAGAGGTCAAGCTCTCCGAGGAGAAGCTGCTGGTGATGCGCGAAGACGACATCATGGGCGTCATCGAATAG
- a CDS encoding cation-translocating P-type ATPase encodes MTADTRTRRWYDLSVAETTEALGVDPARGLSSAEAELRRQGYGDNALDETKSRPLWQRFLDQFRNLLVIVLLFAAALAWTVGDLKDAVVILVVVILNAALGFYQEHRAERTLSTLKAMVAVRARVRRDGRIGEVEATELVPGDLVLLEAGDRVPADGRLLTALNLEVEEAALTGESQPVGKCTQAMEEADPPLAERLNMLYMNTVVTRGRAEMLVVDTGMTTEIGRLAGLIAETPESETPLQRQLDTLGKRLAAIAGMIVAAIFLLDLTRGLPWTQAAITAVALAVAAIPEGLPAVVTVTLAIGMWRMAQNRAILKKLSAVETLGSTTVICSDKTGTLTLNRMTARAVWFAGQRFNVDGDGYGAEGAILRDDPSDSSDRIDPIDLARPMALCNESRVRDGELIGDPTEGALWVLARKAGLDPESEQARRPRIGEIPFDSAHKFMATFHRAGDQVELFVKGAPDVLLARASHWLAASGEQPLDAATRKRIEFENEHLARQALRVLAVTRRIIPARDFDPAEDLWRWADGWTFLGLAGLMDPPRPEAADAIARCRRAGIQVKMITGDHKLTAEAIGRELGLTGKVVTGAELDAMGEADLGRRIEDIDVIARVSPAHKVRIVKALKARGHVVAMTGDGVNDAPAVKAADIGVAMGLNGTAVTREAATMVLMDDNFATIVRAVEEGRVIFDNIVKFVRFQLSTNIGAILTVLTATLMGLPTPFTAIQLLWINIIMDGPPAMTLGVEPARPGIMQALPRRQDSQILTLKRSAVLGLYGTTMMVGTLWLFQDALTSQGEAYALTLAFTTFVLFQFFNVFNARSEHGSAFNVHFLANGKLWLALGAVLALQVLVVNWPEAQDIFATTHLSLEDWLKAAFVASSVLLLDEARKAVQAITSRIKSGGDST; translated from the coding sequence ATGACTGCAGACACCCGGACGCGCCGATGGTACGACCTGAGTGTCGCCGAGACGACCGAGGCGTTAGGCGTCGATCCCGCCCGGGGCCTGTCGAGCGCCGAAGCCGAGCTGCGACGTCAAGGTTACGGCGACAACGCCCTTGACGAAACCAAGTCGCGCCCGCTCTGGCAGAGATTCCTGGACCAGTTCAGGAACCTTCTGGTGATCGTGCTCCTCTTCGCCGCCGCACTGGCGTGGACGGTCGGGGATCTCAAAGACGCGGTGGTGATCCTGGTCGTCGTGATCCTGAATGCCGCGCTCGGCTTCTATCAAGAGCACCGCGCCGAGCGCACACTCTCCACCCTCAAGGCGATGGTCGCCGTCCGCGCGCGCGTGCGTCGGGATGGTCGGATCGGCGAGGTCGAAGCGACCGAGTTGGTGCCCGGGGATCTCGTCCTGCTCGAGGCAGGCGATCGCGTGCCTGCGGATGGGCGGCTCCTTACGGCGCTCAACCTGGAGGTCGAGGAGGCCGCCCTGACGGGTGAGTCCCAGCCAGTCGGGAAATGCACGCAGGCCATGGAGGAGGCCGATCCACCGCTGGCCGAACGACTGAACATGCTCTACATGAATACTGTGGTGACGCGCGGCCGGGCCGAGATGCTGGTCGTCGACACCGGCATGACGACCGAGATCGGACGGCTGGCCGGGCTGATCGCCGAGACGCCGGAGTCCGAGACACCCCTGCAGCGGCAGTTGGATACGCTCGGTAAGCGGCTGGCGGCAATCGCCGGAATGATCGTCGCCGCGATCTTCCTTCTCGACCTGACGCGCGGACTGCCCTGGACGCAGGCCGCGATCACCGCCGTAGCCCTTGCAGTGGCGGCGATACCCGAGGGGCTGCCGGCGGTCGTCACCGTGACCCTGGCGATCGGCATGTGGCGAATGGCCCAGAATCGGGCGATCCTCAAGAAACTCTCGGCGGTGGAGACCCTCGGGTCCACCACGGTCATCTGTTCGGATAAGACCGGTACGCTCACGCTCAACCGGATGACCGCGCGCGCCGTCTGGTTTGCGGGCCAACGATTCAATGTCGACGGCGACGGCTACGGGGCCGAGGGCGCGATCCTTCGGGACGATCCGAGCGACTCGAGCGATCGGATCGATCCAATCGACTTGGCCCGTCCGATGGCGCTCTGCAACGAGTCGCGGGTGCGCGACGGCGAGTTGATCGGAGACCCCACCGAGGGCGCGCTCTGGGTTCTCGCCCGCAAGGCCGGCCTCGACCCCGAGTCCGAACAGGCTCGCCGCCCGCGAATCGGCGAGATCCCCTTCGACTCGGCCCACAAATTCATGGCGACCTTTCACCGCGCCGGCGACCAGGTCGAGTTGTTCGTCAAAGGTGCCCCGGACGTCCTGCTCGCCCGCGCGTCGCACTGGCTGGCCGCAAGCGGCGAGCAACCACTCGATGCCGCGACCCGCAAGCGCATCGAGTTCGAGAACGAGCACCTCGCGCGTCAAGCCCTGAGGGTGCTCGCGGTGACTCGGCGGATCATCCCGGCCCGTGATTTCGACCCTGCAGAGGATCTCTGGCGATGGGCCGATGGCTGGACCTTCCTGGGGCTTGCGGGCCTGATGGACCCACCGCGCCCGGAGGCGGCCGATGCCATCGCCCGCTGTCGTCGGGCCGGCATCCAGGTGAAGATGATTACGGGCGACCACAAACTGACCGCGGAGGCGATCGGGCGCGAGCTGGGGCTGACCGGCAAGGTCGTTACGGGAGCCGAGCTCGACGCAATGGGAGAGGCGGATCTCGGGCGCCGGATCGAGGACATCGACGTCATCGCCAGAGTCTCGCCGGCCCACAAGGTCAGGATCGTGAAGGCGCTCAAGGCGCGCGGCCATGTGGTCGCCATGACCGGCGACGGTGTCAACGACGCACCCGCGGTCAAGGCAGCCGATATCGGTGTTGCCATGGGTCTGAACGGCACTGCGGTCACGCGCGAGGCCGCCACCATGGTGCTGATGGACGATAACTTCGCGACCATCGTCAGGGCGGTGGAGGAAGGACGCGTCATCTTCGACAACATCGTGAAGTTCGTGCGCTTCCAGCTCTCGACCAACATCGGCGCCATCCTGACGGTACTGACGGCAACCCTGATGGGGCTTCCGACACCCTTCACGGCGATCCAACTCCTGTGGATCAATATCATCATGGACGGCCCCCCTGCGATGACGCTCGGTGTCGAGCCCGCGCGCCCCGGCATCATGCAGGCCCTGCCCCGCCGACAGGATTCTCAGATCCTCACGCTCAAGCGCTCGGCCGTCCTCGGACTCTACGGCACCACCATGATGGTCGGCACCCTCTGGCTGTTTCAGGATGCTTTGACCAGCCAAGGCGAGGCCTATGCCCTTACCCTTGCCTTCACCACCTTCGTGCTCTTTCAGTTCTTCAACGTCTTCAATGCCCGCAGCGAGCATGGCAGCGCCTTCAACGTACACTTCCTCGCAAACGGCAAACTCTGGCTGGCGCTCGGCGCCGTCCTGGCACTCCAGGTCTTGGTCGTGAATTGGCCCGAGGCTCAGGATATCTTCGCGACCACCCACCTGAGCCTCGAGGACTGGCTCAAAGCCGCGTTCGTTGCATCCAGCGTGCTCTTGCTCGACGAGGCCAGAAAAGCCGTACAGGCGATCACATCCAGGATCAAGAGCGGGGGCGATTCAACCTAG
- a CDS encoding DUF4399 domain-containing protein, with protein MKKNVSRLSPMALLIAAGLTLGALNAFGAVERTPAPEGARAYIITPEDGATVPQTFVVRFGLSGMGVAPAGADLPKTGHHHLLVDMDSLPPLDQPMSADILHFGGGQTETEITLPPGEHTLQIILGDKNHIPHDPPIVSDRITVTVE; from the coding sequence ATGAAGAAGAATGTCTCACGACTGTCGCCCATGGCCCTGTTGATCGCCGCGGGCTTAACCCTTGGCGCGCTGAACGCTTTCGGTGCAGTCGAACGAACCCCGGCACCCGAGGGCGCCCGTGCGTATATCATCACTCCCGAGGACGGTGCGACCGTACCCCAGACCTTCGTGGTGCGATTCGGGCTGTCGGGAATGGGGGTTGCACCGGCGGGCGCCGATCTACCCAAAACGGGACATCATCACCTGTTGGTCGATATGGACAGCCTTCCCCCGCTCGATCAACCGATGAGCGCGGATATCCTGCATTTCGGGGGCGGACAGACGGAGACCGAGATCACCTTGCCGCCGGGCGAGCACACCTTGCAGATTATCTTGGGGGACAAGAATCATATCCCGCACGATCCACCGATCGTCTCGGATCGGATTACCGTCACGGTCGAGTAG
- the groL gene encoding chaperonin GroEL (60 kDa chaperone family; promotes refolding of misfolded polypeptides especially under stressful conditions; forms two stacked rings of heptamers to form a barrel-shaped 14mer; ends can be capped by GroES; misfolded proteins enter the barrel where they are refolded when GroES binds): protein MSAKQISFSEQARARMLHGVDILANAVKVTLGPKGRNVVIEKSWGAPTVTKDGVSVAKAIELKDKLENMGAQMVKEVASKTSDIAGDGTTTATVLAQAMVREGLKAVAAGMNPMDIKRGIDKAVEASVTELKTLSRPCSTNKAIAQVGTISANSDESIGQIIAEAMEKVGKEGVITVEEGKSLQNELDLVEGMQFDRGYLSPYFINNQTSQKAELDAPYILLYDKKISNIRDLLPVLEAVAKAGKPLLIVAEDVEGEALATLVVNNLRGILKVCAVKAPGFGDRRKAMLQDIAILTGGTVISEEVGLSLEKATLNDLGSAKTVQIAKEDTTIIDGAGSHDDIKGRCDQIRSQIEDTTSDYDREKLQERLAKLAGGVAVVKVGAATEMEMKEKKARVEDALHATRAAVEEGIVPGGGVALIRAIGAVVGLKGANTDQDLGIAIARRALEEPLRQIVTNAGDEASVVMSKVAEGTGSFGYNAATGEYGDMMDMGIIDPTKVTRTALQNAASIAGLMITTEAMVADEPKKDKGGPAPGGGMDDMDY, encoded by the coding sequence ATGAGTGCAAAACAGATTTCCTTCAGCGAGCAAGCCCGTGCCCGGATGCTCCACGGCGTGGACATCCTCGCCAATGCGGTCAAGGTCACGCTGGGTCCCAAGGGACGCAACGTCGTCATCGAGAAGTCCTGGGGCGCCCCCACCGTCACGAAGGACGGTGTCTCCGTGGCCAAGGCGATCGAGCTCAAAGACAAGCTCGAAAACATGGGCGCCCAAATGGTCAAGGAGGTCGCTTCCAAGACCTCCGACATCGCCGGCGACGGCACCACCACCGCCACCGTGCTGGCGCAGGCGATGGTCCGCGAGGGTCTCAAGGCGGTTGCCGCCGGCATGAACCCGATGGACATCAAGCGCGGCATCGATAAGGCCGTGGAGGCCTCGGTGACCGAACTGAAGACGCTCTCGCGGCCCTGTTCGACCAACAAAGCGATCGCGCAGGTCGGCACCATCTCGGCCAACTCGGACGAGTCGATCGGCCAGATCATCGCCGAGGCCATGGAAAAGGTCGGCAAGGAAGGCGTGATCACGGTCGAGGAAGGCAAGTCGCTGCAAAACGAGCTCGACTTGGTCGAAGGCATGCAGTTCGACCGTGGCTATCTCTCTCCCTACTTCATCAACAACCAGACGAGCCAAAAGGCCGAGCTGGACGCCCCTTACATCCTGCTCTACGACAAGAAGATCTCCAACATCCGTGATCTGCTACCCGTGCTCGAGGCGGTCGCAAAGGCCGGCAAGCCGCTGCTGATCGTCGCCGAAGATGTCGAGGGCGAGGCACTGGCGACCCTGGTCGTCAACAACCTGCGCGGTATTCTAAAGGTCTGTGCGGTCAAGGCACCGGGCTTCGGCGACCGTCGCAAGGCCATGCTGCAGGATATTGCCATCCTCACCGGCGGCACCGTAATCTCCGAGGAGGTCGGGCTGTCGCTGGAGAAGGCGACCCTGAACGATCTGGGATCCGCCAAGACGGTCCAGATCGCCAAGGAAGACACCACCATCATCGACGGCGCCGGCTCCCATGACGATATCAAGGGCCGTTGCGATCAGATCCGCAGTCAGATCGAGGACACCACCTCCGACTACGACCGCGAGAAGCTGCAAGAGCGTCTGGCCAAGCTGGCCGGCGGTGTCGCGGTCGTGAAGGTCGGCGCGGCCACCGAGATGGAGATGAAGGAGAAGAAGGCGCGCGTTGAAGACGCACTGCACGCCACCCGCGCGGCTGTCGAGGAAGGCATCGTTCCCGGCGGCGGCGTGGCCCTGATCCGTGCCATCGGCGCGGTCGTGGGGCTGAAAGGCGCCAATACCGACCAGGATCTCGGCATCGCCATCGCGCGCCGCGCCTTGGAAGAACCGCTGCGTCAGATCGTCACCAACGCCGGTGACGAGGCCTCCGTGGTCATGAGCAAGGTCGCCGAAGGCACCGGCAGCTTCGGCTACAACGCCGCTACCGGCGAGTACGGCGACATGATGGACATGGGCATCATCGATCCGACCAAGGTGACCCGCACGGCGCTTCAAAACGCCGCGTCCATCGCCGGCCTGATGATCACCACCGAAGCCATGGTGGCGGACGAGCCGAAGAAGGATAAGGGCGGCCCCGCCCCGGGCGGCGGCATGGACGATATGGACTACTAA
- a CDS encoding MBL fold metallo-hydrolase: MRFCSLGSGSRGNATLVESAGCRVLVDNGFSLRELHQRLLAADVEPDSIDVLLLTHEHGDHVKGVWSFARRHRVEVWTTPGTWRAVGAPEIPRLRLLSGQGQSVRIDGLRIRSYPVPHDAREPCQFLFEADGRRLGMLTDTGCVTPHMTQVLQDCDALILELNHDPELLRRGPYPPSLQRRVAGDFGHLSNLQAARLLDALPHRAIARLCVAHVSETNNHPDLVGASIRGVCESLAERTLILEQDRPSVWCPC, translated from the coding sequence GTGCGTTTCTGCTCTCTCGGCAGCGGCAGCCGCGGCAACGCCACGCTGGTGGAAAGTGCGGGTTGCCGCGTTCTGGTGGACAATGGCTTCAGCCTACGCGAGCTGCATCAGCGTCTGCTCGCGGCGGATGTGGAGCCGGACAGTATCGATGTTCTGCTCCTGACCCACGAGCATGGCGACCATGTGAAGGGTGTCTGGTCCTTCGCGAGGCGCCATCGCGTGGAGGTCTGGACAACACCCGGGACGTGGCGGGCCGTTGGCGCTCCCGAGATCCCGAGGTTGCGGCTGCTCTCCGGTCAGGGGCAGTCGGTCAGGATCGATGGCCTCCGTATCCGCTCCTACCCGGTTCCGCATGACGCCCGCGAGCCCTGTCAGTTCCTGTTCGAGGCCGATGGGCGTCGTTTGGGGATGTTGACCGATACCGGCTGTGTGACACCCCACATGACGCAGGTTCTTCAGGATTGCGACGCGCTGATCCTGGAACTCAACCATGATCCGGAACTCCTGCGGCGCGGCCCCTATCCGCCGAGCCTGCAGCGACGTGTCGCCGGTGACTTCGGCCATCTCAGCAACCTGCAAGCCGCCCGCCTGCTCGACGCCTTGCCGCACCGCGCCATCGCGCGACTCTGCGTGGCCCACGTCAGCGAGACCAACAACCATCCCGATCTGGTTGGCGCAAGTATCCGCGGTGTCTGCGAATCGCTCGCCGAGCGGACATTGATCCTGGAGCAGGACAGACCGAGCGTCTGGTGCCCATGTTGA
- a CDS encoding ankyrin repeat domain-containing protein → MAVTLARPTRCSSPQAPPENECRAQPDAPRQRSRAEGVKRRSGRALILLAALFLTGCTEPAEPTVNLHRAVEIGDIDQVSRHIYWKSDLGEPDAHGDPPLHVAARAGRVAITRELARNGADLEAPNAAGKTPLRVALENDRTQVADMLINQGAPLDAQGMLIELVGAGAIKRETLDFLLHAGAQLDGRGQSGDAPLHVAIRNGQLETVRQLILAGANVNQPADDGRLPLRIARESAPGRDARFIVSTLERNGARVVPPP, encoded by the coding sequence ATGGCGGTTACGTTAGCACGACCGACCCGATGCAGCAGCCCGCAAGCGCCGCCCGAGAACGAATGCCGAGCGCAACCCGATGCCCCTCGGCAGCGAAGCCGGGCCGAGGGCGTCAAGCGTCGCTCGGGCCGCGCTCTGATCCTCCTCGCGGCCCTCTTCCTCACGGGCTGTACCGAGCCCGCCGAACCGACGGTAAATCTACACCGAGCAGTCGAGATCGGGGACATCGATCAGGTCTCGCGTCACATCTACTGGAAGAGCGACCTCGGTGAGCCCGACGCACACGGCGACCCGCCCCTACACGTCGCCGCGCGCGCCGGGCGTGTCGCCATCACGCGGGAGCTCGCCCGAAACGGCGCGGATCTCGAGGCCCCCAACGCCGCGGGAAAGACCCCGCTGCGCGTCGCACTCGAGAACGATCGCACTCAGGTCGCCGACATGCTCATCAACCAAGGGGCTCCGCTCGATGCGCAGGGCATGCTGATCGAGCTTGTGGGGGCGGGGGCGATCAAACGCGAAACCCTGGATTTCCTCCTTCATGCCGGCGCGCAGCTCGACGGACGGGGCCAGAGCGGGGATGCCCCCCTGCACGTCGCCATTCGAAACGGGCAGCTCGAGACGGTCCGACAACTGATCCTCGCCGGTGCCAATGTGAATCAACCCGCCGACGACGGTCGCTTGCCGCTGCGGATTGCGCGAGAATCGGCGCCCGGGCGCGACGCCCGATTTATCGTCTCGACCCTCGAGCGCAACGGTGCAAGGGTCGTCCCACCCCCCTGA